From a region of the Andreesenia angusta genome:
- a CDS encoding aspartate-semialdehyde dehydrogenase: protein MKKVNLAIVGATGMVGTTFIKVLEERDFPFENLYLFSSAKSAGNKVTVKGNEYTVEELTESSFDKDIDIALFSAGGDISKKFAPIAKSKGVIVVDNSSAWRMENDVPLVVPEVNPEDIDWNSGIIANPNCSTIQMMPPLKALHKAFKIKRIIYSTYQAVSGSGVKGIADLENGTTDNYPHPISYNCLPHIDVFMENGYTKEEMKMIEETKKILHDDSLKITATTVRVPVRNGHAVSVNLEFENSFEMDEVFKVLESAEGVVVQDDVANNVYPMQVTADGHDEVFVGRIRRDESIENGLNLWVVADNIRKGAATNTVQIAELLVKKMQ, encoded by the coding sequence ATGAAAAAAGTAAATTTAGCAATAGTTGGAGCTACTGGAATGGTTGGAACTACTTTTATAAAGGTTCTAGAGGAAAGAGACTTCCCTTTTGAAAACCTGTATCTGTTTTCTTCAGCCAAGTCAGCTGGAAACAAGGTGACTGTAAAGGGCAACGAGTACACTGTGGAAGAGCTTACTGAGTCTTCTTTCGACAAAGACATCGACATAGCTCTTTTCTCTGCCGGAGGAGATATAAGCAAGAAGTTCGCTCCTATCGCTAAGTCTAAAGGAGTTATAGTTGTAGACAACAGCAGCGCTTGGAGAATGGAGAATGACGTTCCTCTAGTTGTGCCTGAGGTAAACCCTGAAGACATAGACTGGAACTCTGGAATAATAGCTAACCCTAACTGCTCTACTATACAGATGATGCCTCCACTTAAGGCGCTTCACAAGGCTTTCAAGATAAAGAGAATCATCTACTCTACTTACCAGGCTGTTTCTGGCTCAGGAGTAAAAGGTATAGCAGACCTTGAAAACGGAACTACTGACAACTATCCACACCCTATCTCTTACAACTGTCTTCCACATATAGATGTATTTATGGAAAACGGCTACACTAAAGAAGAGATGAAGATGATAGAAGAGACTAAGAAGATACTTCACGACGACTCTCTTAAGATCACTGCAACTACAGTTAGGGTTCCTGTGAGAAACGGACATGCTGTATCTGTAAACCTTGAGTTTGAAAACTCTTTCGAGATGGACGAAGTCTTCAAAGTGCTTGAAAGCGCCGAAGGTGTAGTAGTTCAGGACGACGTTGCAAACAACGTATACCCAATGCAGGTAACTGCTGACGGTCACGACGAAGTGTTTGTAGGAAGAATCAGAAGAGACGAGAGCATAGAGAACGGATTAAACCTATGGGTTGTAGCTGACAACATAAGAAAAGGAGCTGCTACAAATACAGTTCAAATAGCCGAGCTGCTCGTAAAGAAAATGCAATAA
- the lysA gene encoding diaminopimelate decarboxylase, with translation MKLFGTMKTNSEGVLEIGGKSVYELKKEFGTPLYIMDEAYIRETCKLFADNFKSSVLSTEVIYASKAFLNVAMAKLISEEGLSMDVVSGGEIYTAIKAGFPMERVYFHGNNKTRAELELAIEHGLGTIVLDHRQEIDTLEAMLKEKGKTQSVLLRVNPGIDAHTHDYIKTSKLDSKFGESIYDEDIYALTKKLSESDAFDFKGFHCHIGSQIFEEKSFIQAALAMVDFAVDVKEKTGVTVEALNLGGGFGVYYTEEDDPMELGAFLKHLVSNVESKLSEVGLPSLKIMIEPGRSMVSNAGTTLYEIGGTKETYGGKDYIFIDGGMTDNPRPALYSAKYEGAIANKMNEKSTRTYTVAGKCCESGDIIIKDIELPEAVPGDLLAVSTTGAYTYSMSSNYNRNGRPAVVFVKDGSARLAVKRETLEDLVRNDVL, from the coding sequence ATGAAATTATTCGGAACTATGAAGACAAACAGCGAAGGTGTACTTGAAATAGGAGGAAAGTCGGTTTATGAACTAAAGAAAGAGTTCGGAACTCCACTCTATATAATGGATGAAGCTTATATAAGGGAGACTTGCAAACTGTTTGCCGACAACTTCAAATCTTCTGTACTGAGCACAGAGGTTATATACGCTTCAAAAGCTTTCTTGAACGTGGCCATGGCCAAGCTTATAAGCGAAGAGGGCCTAAGCATGGACGTAGTGTCTGGCGGAGAGATATACACTGCAATAAAGGCGGGCTTCCCTATGGAGAGGGTCTACTTCCATGGAAACAACAAGACTAGGGCAGAGCTTGAACTAGCTATAGAGCACGGACTAGGAACTATAGTGCTTGACCACAGACAAGAGATAGATACACTTGAAGCTATGCTTAAGGAAAAAGGAAAGACTCAGAGCGTACTATTAAGGGTCAACCCTGGAATAGATGCACACACTCACGACTATATAAAGACTTCAAAGCTGGACTCTAAGTTCGGAGAGTCTATATACGACGAGGACATATATGCACTTACAAAGAAGCTCTCAGAGAGCGATGCGTTCGACTTCAAAGGCTTCCACTGCCACATAGGCTCTCAGATATTCGAGGAGAAGTCGTTTATACAGGCAGCTCTTGCCATGGTGGACTTCGCGGTGGATGTGAAGGAGAAGACTGGAGTCACTGTAGAAGCGCTTAACTTAGGTGGTGGATTCGGAGTCTACTACACTGAGGAAGACGATCCTATGGAGCTTGGAGCTTTCCTTAAGCACCTTGTTTCAAACGTGGAGTCGAAGCTTTCAGAAGTCGGACTTCCAAGCCTCAAGATAATGATAGAGCCTGGAAGATCTATGGTTTCAAATGCAGGAACTACACTTTACGAAATCGGTGGAACTAAAGAGACTTACGGCGGGAAAGACTACATCTTCATAGACGGCGGAATGACTGACAATCCAAGGCCTGCCCTCTACTCTGCCAAATACGAAGGTGCCATAGCCAACAAGATGAACGAGAAGAGCACAAGGACCTACACTGTAGCCGGAAAATGCTGCGAATCTGGAGATATCATAATAAAAGATATCGAACTTCCAGAGGCTGTGCCTGGAGATCTGCTTGCAGTTTCCACTACAGGAGCCTACACTTACAGCATGTCTAGCAACTACAATAGAAACGGAAGACCTGCCGTGGTGTTCGTAAAAGACGGTTCGGCAAGACTTGCAGTTAAGAGAGAGACGCTTGAAGATCTTGTAAGAAATGATGTGCTGTAA
- a CDS encoding M20 metallopeptidase family protein yields the protein MLLKDEWREEIVENREFLHRIPELGFKEFKTSKYIFKKLKEYGYQVEKVAGTGVVGFRKGTDSSDSTIAFRADMDALALREQTGLAFSSVMENRMHACGHDGHMAILLGLARYVSELPEIGKNILLIFQPAEEGPGGAEVIVRNNLLKKYSVEAIFGLHIHPSVAEGMIAVNHGPIMAECGEINIRVKGRGGHGAMPEKGIDSIYVACQLINSYQSIISRNIEAVEGGVISVGKIAGGEARNIMAEEVCFEGTIRAYREDVYETIKRRISEINRGFELAHGVEIEEYIEDMYPAVVNDFALYNRMLEAFEEEEIEVLKPMMIAEDFSYYQKEVPGLFYILGSRNEEKGYAYPLHHCKFNFDENVLYRGVESLVRIAKMMGVAVK from the coding sequence ATGTTGCTGAAAGACGAGTGGAGAGAAGAGATAGTCGAGAACAGGGAGTTTCTGCATCGAATACCGGAGCTTGGATTCAAGGAGTTCAAGACTTCTAAATATATATTCAAAAAACTGAAAGAGTACGGGTATCAAGTGGAAAAGGTGGCCGGGACTGGAGTGGTTGGATTCAGGAAAGGCACAGACTCTAGCGACAGCACCATAGCCTTTAGGGCCGACATGGATGCGTTGGCGCTTAGAGAGCAGACAGGGCTTGCTTTCTCATCTGTGATGGAGAACAGGATGCATGCCTGCGGTCATGACGGGCATATGGCGATACTGCTTGGGCTTGCAAGATACGTTTCAGAGCTCCCAGAGATAGGTAAGAACATACTTCTTATCTTCCAGCCGGCAGAGGAAGGGCCTGGAGGGGCTGAGGTGATAGTGAGAAACAATTTGCTGAAAAAGTACTCTGTAGAGGCCATATTCGGGCTTCACATACACCCGAGCGTGGCAGAGGGGATGATTGCGGTAAACCATGGACCTATAATGGCCGAATGCGGAGAGATAAATATAAGAGTGAAGGGAAGAGGCGGACATGGGGCCATGCCTGAAAAGGGGATAGACTCGATATACGTGGCCTGCCAGCTTATAAACAGCTACCAGAGCATCATAAGCAGAAATATAGAGGCAGTCGAGGGCGGAGTCATAAGCGTAGGCAAAATAGCTGGAGGAGAGGCCAGAAACATAATGGCCGAGGAGGTGTGCTTTGAAGGCACTATCAGGGCATACAGAGAAGACGTGTACGAGACCATAAAGAGGCGAATATCAGAGATAAACAGGGGATTTGAGCTGGCCCATGGGGTGGAGATAGAGGAGTATATAGAGGATATGTACCCGGCGGTTGTAAACGACTTTGCGCTCTACAACAGGATGTTAGAGGCTTTCGAAGAAGAGGAGATAGAAGTGCTCAAGCCCATGATGATAGCTGAAGACTTCTCCTACTACCAGAAGGAGGTGCCAGGGCTGTTCTATATACTTGGATCTAGAAACGAGGAAAAGGGATATGCATACCCGCTGCATCACTGCAAGTTTAACTTCGATGAAAATGTACTTTACAGAGGCGTAGAGTCGCTTGTCAGGATTGCTAAAATGATGGGAGTCGCAGTGAAATAG
- a CDS encoding 2-isopropylmalate synthase, whose product MMKDEKKLYKDIFPYSEVPKTRFDNVLVPMDLQEEVWVTDTTFRDGQQSMASFEVEQISKIFDYLHIIDNGSGIIRQSEFFLYTDKDRKAVEVCQEKGYEFPEITSWIRAKAEDLKLVRDMEIKETGMLMSCSDYHIYDKLGMNREEALRYYVEMASKAIEYGIKPRCHLEDITRADFFGFVIPLVQELMKLSKDSGVDVKIRACDTLGLGVPYNGVELPRSVPALIHGLKNYGGVPSRLMEWHGHNDFYNVVTNSATAWMYGCNGVNGTVFGIGERTGNCPIEAMMIEYGQLKGNMKSLDLTHITELANYFKSELGYEVHEKTPFVGDDFNVTKAGIHADGLLKNEEIYNAFDTRKILGRPPLVAVNQYSGMAGIAAWINGYFNLEGEAKYGKKDEAILPIKAWVDEQYENGRTTVIRNDELKKVTLEHIAELNK is encoded by the coding sequence ATGATGAAAGACGAGAAGAAGCTTTACAAGGATATATTTCCTTACAGCGAAGTGCCTAAGACGAGATTTGACAATGTACTTGTACCTATGGACCTTCAGGAAGAGGTCTGGGTTACAGACACTACATTTAGAGATGGACAGCAGTCGATGGCTTCATTTGAAGTGGAGCAGATATCTAAGATATTCGACTACCTTCATATAATAGACAATGGATCGGGGATAATAAGACAGTCGGAGTTTTTCCTTTACACAGATAAAGACAGAAAGGCTGTAGAGGTATGCCAGGAGAAGGGGTACGAGTTCCCGGAGATAACATCTTGGATAAGAGCCAAGGCTGAAGACCTTAAGCTTGTAAGGGATATGGAGATAAAAGAGACAGGCATGCTGATGTCGTGCTCAGACTACCATATATACGACAAGCTGGGAATGAACAGAGAAGAGGCTCTTAGATACTATGTGGAGATGGCGAGCAAGGCTATAGAGTACGGAATAAAGCCAAGATGCCATCTTGAGGACATAACTAGGGCAGATTTCTTCGGATTTGTAATTCCACTTGTACAGGAGCTTATGAAGCTTTCAAAGGATTCAGGTGTGGACGTGAAGATAAGAGCTTGCGACACATTGGGGCTAGGAGTTCCTTACAACGGAGTGGAGCTTCCAAGAAGCGTGCCAGCCCTTATACATGGTCTTAAGAACTACGGTGGAGTTCCGTCAAGGCTTATGGAGTGGCATGGACACAACGACTTCTACAACGTAGTCACAAATTCTGCGACGGCTTGGATGTACGGATGCAACGGTGTAAACGGAACTGTATTCGGGATAGGGGAGAGAACAGGAAACTGCCCTATAGAGGCCATGATGATAGAATATGGACAGCTGAAAGGCAATATGAAGAGCCTAGACCTTACGCATATAACTGAGCTTGCCAACTACTTCAAGTCTGAGCTAGGATATGAAGTACATGAAAAGACGCCTTTCGTAGGAGACGACTTCAACGTGACAAAGGCTGGGATACATGCAGACGGGCTTCTCAAGAACGAGGAGATTTACAATGCCTTCGACACCAGAAAGATACTGGGAAGGCCTCCGCTAGTGGCTGTAAACCAGTACTCAGGGATGGCTGGAATAGCGGCTTGGATAAATGGATACTTCAACCTTGAAGGAGAGGCGAAGTACGGCAAGAAGGACGAGGCCATCTTGCCTATAAAGGCTTGGGTAGACGAGCAGTACGAAAATGGAAGAACTACTGTGATCAGAAACGACGAGCTTAAGAAAGTAACACTAGAGCATATAGCTGAATTAAATAAATAG
- a CDS encoding aconitate hydratase translates to MKLTVAQKIIKEHLVTGTMEKGTEIGLRIDQTLTQDSTGTMAYLQFEAMDVDRVKTKKSVAYIDHNMLQAGPENADDHAYIQTVAKKHGIYFSKPGNGICHQVHLERFSVPGQTLIGSDSHTPTCGGIGMLSIGAGGLDVAVAMAGGEYFITMPSMVKVELKGKLKPGVSAKDIILEVLRNFTVKGGVNKIFEYCGEGVKSLSVPDRATITNMGAELGATTSIFPSDENTRAFLKAQGREDVFMELSADEGAEYDEELVINLDELEPLIACPHSPDSVVKVAEVAGKKVNQVAIGSCTNSSLTDMMKVAKILEGKTVAEDVSLVISPGSKQVLNMLAENGALAKLVAAGARILESGCGPCIGMGQAPKTDAVSLRTFNRNFKGRSGTVSADVYLVSPEVAAVAAITGVITDPREYITDFSDIAIPEKYTVNDNLVVSPAEDGSSVEVVRGPNIKPFPKGGALAENLVGKVLIKVEDNITTDHIMPSNAKLLPYRSNIPYLADHCLVPCDPDFPSRAKENGGGVIVAGTNYGQGSSREHAALAPLYLGVRAVVAKSFARIHRQNLINNGIVPLVFKNEADYDTIDLLDELEVANVKGQISGSSLVLVNKTKGLEYEMEIDLTERQQKMLEAGGLLNLMKESNK, encoded by the coding sequence TTGAAACTTACAGTTGCACAGAAGATAATAAAAGAACATCTAGTTACAGGAACTATGGAAAAAGGAACAGAGATAGGTCTTAGAATAGACCAGACTCTTACTCAGGACTCTACAGGGACTATGGCATACCTTCAGTTTGAAGCTATGGACGTAGACAGAGTTAAGACTAAGAAATCAGTTGCATATATAGACCACAACATGCTTCAGGCAGGGCCTGAGAATGCAGACGACCACGCATATATCCAGACAGTTGCCAAGAAGCACGGAATATACTTCTCTAAGCCTGGAAACGGGATATGCCACCAGGTGCACCTAGAGAGATTCTCAGTGCCAGGGCAGACTCTTATAGGCTCAGATAGCCACACACCTACTTGCGGTGGAATAGGAATGCTATCTATAGGGGCAGGCGGACTTGACGTTGCAGTTGCAATGGCAGGAGGAGAGTACTTCATAACTATGCCTTCTATGGTAAAAGTAGAGCTTAAAGGAAAGCTTAAGCCTGGAGTGTCTGCGAAAGACATAATACTTGAAGTGCTTAGAAACTTCACTGTAAAAGGCGGAGTGAACAAGATATTCGAATACTGTGGAGAGGGAGTTAAGTCGCTTTCAGTACCGGACAGAGCCACTATAACTAACATGGGAGCAGAGCTTGGAGCCACTACTTCTATATTCCCGTCAGACGAAAATACTAGAGCTTTCCTAAAGGCTCAGGGAAGAGAAGATGTATTCATGGAGCTTTCAGCAGACGAGGGAGCGGAGTACGACGAGGAGCTAGTTATAAACCTAGACGAGCTGGAGCCGCTAATAGCTTGCCCACACAGCCCAGACAGCGTTGTGAAGGTAGCTGAGGTAGCTGGAAAGAAAGTAAACCAGGTTGCCATAGGAAGCTGTACAAACTCATCTCTTACAGATATGATGAAAGTTGCCAAGATACTTGAAGGAAAGACAGTTGCAGAAGACGTTTCGCTTGTAATATCTCCTGGATCTAAGCAAGTTCTAAACATGCTTGCAGAGAACGGAGCGCTTGCCAAGCTTGTAGCTGCGGGAGCTAGAATACTGGAGAGCGGATGCGGACCTTGCATAGGAATGGGACAGGCTCCTAAGACTGACGCTGTATCGCTTAGAACTTTCAACAGAAACTTCAAGGGAAGATCTGGAACAGTTTCAGCAGATGTATACCTTGTAAGCCCAGAGGTTGCGGCAGTTGCAGCTATAACAGGAGTTATAACTGATCCAAGAGAGTATATAACAGACTTCAGCGACATAGCTATACCTGAGAAGTACACAGTAAACGACAACCTTGTAGTGAGCCCGGCGGAAGACGGAAGCAGTGTAGAAGTAGTTAGAGGACCTAATATAAAGCCATTCCCTAAAGGTGGAGCTCTTGCAGAGAACCTAGTTGGGAAAGTGCTTATAAAGGTAGAGGACAATATAACTACTGACCACATAATGCCTTCAAATGCAAAGCTGCTTCCTTACAGATCGAATATACCTTACCTTGCAGACCACTGCTTGGTGCCTTGCGACCCAGACTTCCCTTCTAGAGCTAAAGAGAACGGCGGAGGGGTAATAGTTGCAGGAACTAACTATGGACAGGGATCTAGTAGAGAGCACGCAGCGCTTGCACCACTTTACCTTGGAGTGAGAGCTGTAGTGGCGAAATCTTTTGCTAGAATACACAGACAGAACTTAATAAACAATGGAATTGTGCCTCTAGTATTTAAGAATGAAGCAGATTATGATACTATAGACTTATTAGACGAGTTGGAAGTCGCAAACGTAAAAGGTCAAATTTCTGGATCAAGCCTTGTGCTAGTGAACAAGACTAAAGGACTTGAGTACGAGATGGAGATAGACCTGACTGAAAGACAGCAGAAGATGCTAGAAGCTGGCGGACTTCTCAACTTGATGAAAGAAAGCAACAAATAG
- the proB gene encoding glutamate 5-kinase → MDAKKIVVKVGTTTLTHESGKLNLNRIEKLARVLSDLNNSGKQFILVSSGAIGVGVNRLNLDRADMTLPERQASASVGQAILMKIYQKLFGEYNQTVSQILLTKDIMDNLEGKQNAENTMNTLLELGIIPIVNENDTISTFEIQFGDNDTLSATVASLVDADLLILLSDIDGLFTADPRKDPDAKIISVVEEVTREVESLASGSGSEFGTGGMITKLTAAKICGKEGIDTIIANGEDPSIIYNILDGEEIGTLFLSR, encoded by the coding sequence TTGGATGCAAAAAAAATAGTGGTAAAGGTTGGGACGACTACCCTTACTCACGAGAGCGGAAAGCTAAACCTCAACAGGATAGAGAAGCTTGCAAGAGTTCTTTCCGACTTAAACAACAGCGGAAAGCAGTTTATACTGGTTTCTTCTGGAGCTATAGGAGTCGGGGTTAATAGACTTAATTTAGACAGAGCAGATATGACTCTGCCTGAAAGGCAGGCTTCGGCCTCAGTTGGACAGGCAATACTTATGAAGATATACCAGAAACTCTTTGGAGAGTACAATCAGACTGTCTCCCAGATACTGCTTACAAAAGACATAATGGATAACCTAGAGGGCAAGCAGAACGCTGAGAACACGATGAATACTTTGCTGGAGCTTGGGATAATTCCCATAGTCAACGAAAACGACACTATTTCTACTTTTGAAATCCAGTTTGGAGATAACGACACTCTTTCGGCTACAGTGGCTAGCCTGGTGGATGCTGATCTCTTGATACTTCTCTCAGACATAGATGGGCTCTTTACAGCTGACCCTAGGAAAGATCCAGATGCCAAGATAATATCAGTTGTAGAAGAGGTCACAAGAGAGGTTGAATCGCTTGCATCTGGAAGCGGAAGCGAGTTTGGAACAGGAGGCATGATCACAAAGCTGACTGCGGCCAAGATATGCGGAAAAGAGGGAATAGACACTATAATAGCCAACGGCGAAGACCCTTCCATTATTTACAACATATTAGATGGGGAAGAGATAGGGACGCTATTTCTCTCGCGCTAA
- a CDS encoding glutamate-5-semialdehyde dehydrogenase has product MSTLNEIGKRAKETSFVLGKLSTTDKNAALKKAADKLISESERILEANRLDLEAAEANGVKGSLLDRLTLDNERIESMANGLLELINLEDPVGEVLSMKKRPNDLVIGQKRVPLGVVGIIYEARPNVTVDGFGLCLKTGNAVILKGGKEAINSNIAIIDIIQESLEESGIPRDAVQLIKSTDRQSTTELMKLTEYLDVLIPRGGSGLIKAVVENSTVPVIETGAGNCHVYIDSHADVSKAIPIVVNAKTQRPGVCNAIEHVLIHNDKLEESALEIYKALSEKGVEVRGDERFRAYAKDAVEATEDDWKTEYLDYIISIKTVDSFDEAVSHINAHSTKHSESIITEDYSSAQRFLDEIDSAAVYVNASTRFTDGSEFGFGAEIGISTQKLHARGPMGLKELTSTKYIIYGNGQIRG; this is encoded by the coding sequence TTGAGTACATTAAACGAGATAGGAAAGAGAGCAAAGGAAACCAGCTTTGTACTAGGCAAACTCTCTACTACAGATAAGAATGCGGCTTTAAAGAAAGCGGCAGACAAGCTGATATCTGAGTCGGAGAGGATACTAGAAGCCAACAGACTAGATCTTGAAGCCGCTGAAGCTAACGGTGTAAAGGGGTCCCTCTTGGACAGGCTTACACTAGATAATGAGAGGATAGAATCCATGGCAAATGGCCTACTAGAGCTTATAAACCTAGAAGACCCAGTCGGAGAAGTTCTATCTATGAAGAAGAGGCCAAATGACCTTGTGATAGGCCAAAAGAGAGTTCCACTTGGAGTAGTGGGCATAATATACGAAGCTAGACCTAATGTAACAGTGGATGGATTCGGACTGTGTTTGAAAACTGGAAATGCTGTCATACTGAAAGGCGGCAAGGAGGCCATAAACTCCAATATAGCCATAATAGACATAATACAGGAATCTCTTGAGGAGTCGGGAATACCTAGAGATGCTGTACAGCTTATAAAGAGCACCGACAGACAGTCTACAACAGAGCTTATGAAGCTGACAGAGTACCTCGACGTGCTTATACCTAGAGGTGGAAGTGGACTTATAAAGGCAGTGGTGGAAAACAGCACTGTGCCTGTGATAGAGACAGGAGCTGGGAACTGTCATGTATATATAGATTCTCATGCAGACGTTTCAAAGGCCATACCTATAGTGGTAAACGCCAAGACCCAGAGGCCGGGAGTATGCAACGCAATAGAGCATGTACTGATTCACAACGACAAGCTGGAAGAGTCGGCGCTTGAGATATACAAAGCGCTTTCGGAAAAAGGCGTGGAGGTAAGAGGCGACGAGAGATTCAGAGCCTATGCTAAAGACGCAGTGGAAGCTACAGAAGACGACTGGAAGACAGAGTACCTAGACTACATCATATCCATAAAGACAGTGGATTCTTTCGACGAGGCTGTTTCGCATATAAATGCACACAGCACAAAGCACTCTGAATCCATAATAACAGAGGATTACAGCAGCGCGCAGAGATTCCTAGACGAGATAGACTCGGCGGCTGTGTATGTAAATGCTTCCACCAGATTTACGGACGGATCGGAGTTTGGATTTGGAGCAGAGATTGGAATAAGCACACAGAAGCTTCACGCCAGAGGGCCTATGGGGCTTAAGGAGCTTACTTCGACCAAGTATATAATATACGGAAACGGACAGATAAGAGGATAA